In Aspergillus oryzae RIB40 DNA, chromosome 6, one genomic interval encodes:
- a CDS encoding uncharacterized protein (predicted protein), whose amino-acid sequence MASVVTDFVQEYKSKRWIYARNAATTGRICAEMLQAEFLPGVVTHRTKDPSSLERKLRQRERLRKRLYPSKEDVQDEISDLAGVRIALCFPRDRERVQDALSQRFDIELKKSYGEVNTNSIARDTSSNIHQRPGYCATHCWVYLRESEPQARDGSRRRRVEIQIVSMLRHAWAQFEHDAVYKAQSKMNLEDRQLLHSLSSAIHRGEWLLNCMSENEAVRHTSTDLLFEMVYEVGCLVADVAKQESRARGTTKPLEEFLRNLKMARPKRSSGLISKARL is encoded by the coding sequence ATGGCCTCAGTTGTTACTGACTTCGTGCAAGAGTACAAAAGTAAAAGATGGATCTACGCGCGAAACGCAGCAACGACCGGCAGAATATGCGCCGAAATGCTTCAGGCTGAGTTTCTTCCAGGGGTTGTCACCCACCGGACAAAAGACCCATCCAGCCTTGAACGCAAGCTTCGTCAACGGGAGCGCTTGCGTAAGCGACTGTACCCATCGAAAGAAGACGTCCAGGACGAGATCTCAGACCTCGCAGGAGTTCGCATCGCTCTATGTTTCCCTCGAGATAGAGAGCGCGTGCAGGATGCACTAAGTCAACGATTCGATATCgaattgaagaaaagctATGGAGAAGTAAACACCAACAGTATTGCTCGGGATACTTCTAGCAACATTCATCAGCGTCCAGGCTATTGCGCCACCCATTGTTGGGTGTATTTGAGAGAAAGCGAGCCACAGGCGCGAGACGGATCAAGAAGGCGGAGAGTAGAAATACAGATCGTTTCTATGTTGCGGCATGCCTGGGCTCAATTTGAACATGACGCTGTGTATAAGGCACAATCGAAAATGAATCTCGAGGATCGCCAGCTCCTGCATTCCTTGAGCTCTGCCATTCACCGCGGAGAATGGCTCCTGAACTGCATGTCCGAAAACGAAGCCGTCCGACATACATCGACTGATCTGCTGTTCGAAATGGTGTATGAGGTAGGATGTTTGGTTGCGGATGTGGCCAAGCAGGAAAGTCGAGCGCGGGGAACCACAAAGCCCTTAGAGGAGTTCTTGCGAAATTTGAAGATGGCGAGACCCAAACGCTCGTCCGGTCTAATCTCGAAGGCACGCTTATAG
- a CDS encoding uncharacterized protein (predicted protein) has protein sequence MAQVGIGDIITGVKFVWTIYESVWDGPSSAAGDFNSFCQEFRSIKLLLERIQRVKESKSTDVPDLGAFYNETIQECAKLVNKHKLLAQDKPSTGNSRRGSIGKKVSVWFEKVTWPLERSEAERLRHKLERCLKVATLKSTEETRDATLGLIRTAENNQLENLEMLKSIKTMTAQISLLLRRCIIDGPIDTEAYDTHYPSQRGHRLRPAGLKPENILSGIPEDGEMASVDSQGYQKVLDRIREISERLGNLTRRLDTHSNHGQTVDPPRSISRKYMLNPDGTGAETPTVDAMVRFLHQVSDDVRDALETVGYGHELVPKYDASHRHQALVKTGQSINDTAEEWEQFRHWLDFQLVHAFNTNSIDMKPLHPSQPLLLDLTPPPECLSPSISITRTRSVESDLSIGSPQSTISIPIPDRKVPLTNHPVQVEFPDPNIPNRALFRTLICTAVACLNIQTHEPEAIEAVDIYGGVKVTQAVIRGSTTVKSSMLPYIPSSRVPPSSSASCSIWFQGSHKVKIEEQQSVIRYSISPIYKCRDRSGKSPLGRIITPIQRRQNVSPSKVCRYAR, from the exons ATGGCCCAGGTAGGCATTGGAGATATCATTACTGGAGTCAAATTCGTCTGGACGATTTATGAAAGCGTCTGGGATGGCCCTAGCAGTGCAGCAGGAGACTTTAACTCTTTTTGTCAGGAGTTTCGCTCTATCAAACTACTACTGGAAAGGATACAGCGGGTAAAGGAGTCTAAATCAACAGATGTCCCTGATCTAGGAGCGTTTTACAACGAAACGATCCAAGAATGCGCCAAGTTGGTCAATAAGCATAAGTTGCTTGCACAAGATAAGCCATCAACAGGTAACAGCCGTCGTGGTAGTATAGGCAAAAAGGTCTCTGTCTGGTTTGAGAAGGTTACCTGGCCCTTAGAACGAAGTGAAGCCGAACGGCTGCGGCACAAACTTGAGCGCTGTCTGAAAGTGGCAACACTAAAGTCTACGGAAGAAACACGCGATGCGACTTTGGGGTTAATTCGGACAGCGGAGAATAACCAGTTAGAGAACCTGGAGATGTTGAAGTCTATTAA GACAATGACAGCACAGATCTCATTACTCCTGCGACGATGCATTATCGATGGCCCAATAGACACCGAAGCCTATGATACGCACTACCCAAGCCAGCGTGGCCACCGGTTGAGACCAGCCGGTCTTAAGCCAGAAAACATACTTAGTGGAATCCCAGAGGATGGGGAGATGGCCTCCGTTGACAGTCAAGGGTACCAAAAGGTTCTAGATCGCATTCGTGAGATCTCCGAGCGATTGGGAAACCTTACTCGGCGACTTGATACACATAGCAATCATGGCCAAACTGTGGACCCGCCTCGTTCTATCAGCCGCAAGTATATGTTAAATCCAGACGGGACCGGTGCGGAAACGCCGACCGTTGATGCAATGGTTCGCTTCCTTCATCAAGTCAGCGATGATGTGCGTGATGCTCTGGAGACGGTTGGCTATGGTCATGAGCTTGTCCCGAAGTATGACGCTTCTCACAGACATCAGGCCCTCGTTAAGACTGGTCAGTCGATCAATGACACCGCAGAGGAATGGGAGCAGTTCCGACATTGGCTCGACTTCCAGCTTGTACACGCTTTCAATACAAATTCTATCGATATGAAGCCGCTCCACCCATCCCAACCATTGCTATTAGACCTCACTCCGCCGCCTGAATGCCTCTCTCCATCGATCTCCATTACCCGTACACGCTCGGTAGAGTCTGATCTTTCAATTGGTTCTCCACAGTCAACTATCTCCATACCGATACCCGATAGGAAGGTTCCGCTTACAAACCATCCTGTTCAAGT GGAGTTCCCGGACCCGAATATTCCCAACCGTGCGCTGTTTCGCACATTGATATGTACGGCTGTGGCTTGTTTAAACATCCAAACACATGAACCAGAGGCGATCGAAGCAGTCGATATCTACGGTGGAGTTAAAGTCACCCAGGCGGTCATCCGCGGGTCCACCACCGTCAAGAGCTCTATGCTCCCATACATACCGAGTAGCCGAGTCCCTCCGTCGTCTTCTGCGTCCTGCTCTATTTGGTTCCAGGGTTCGCATAAGGTGAAGATTGAAGAACAACAGTCTGTGATAAGATACAGTATCTCGCCTATTTATAAATGCCGCGACCGTAGTG GAAAATCTCCGTTGGGTCGGATTATTACTCCAATTCAGAGGAGACA GAACGTCTCGCCGAGCAAGGTTTGTCGATATGCCAGGTGA
- a CDS encoding uncharacterized protein (inorganic phosphate transporter), which translates to MSASAPYDHGADILFGVPRIQSGHLCYVHNSTFARTLFCDPQVSFQAFTTFIKTIPPAQRRNFIISQLESARRREWLWVVVVAGVGFFADAYCIFSVNMVVPMISEVYWGSLDAKPDRVHNYEVGLSIITLAGALVGQVLFGIAADIWGRRKMYGLELVVLIFSTLGMSMASSGKFDSMSIIGVLLFWRFFMGLGVGADYPLSAIICSELAPTRIRGRMLAAVFLCQSLGEAAAAVVALIAVAGFRHSLPNDPEIRECTGSCVQNLDSIWRLIVGLGAVPAFIAIWFRLTIIESPRYTTDVLQNSLQAAADVSQFYQSAEISSASSLGHESLHPVGETISLSPTQTREYGFMPSVISRQPSSVELENASSPPLHFWRDLRSFLKQKRNLRTLVATSLCWFCLDLPFYGLGLMNVDIINTIWYGNHIPSAGVYESLLRVSYQSIVVVSSGAIVGSCIAVLTIDRIGRRNLQLLGFCLLFILNVIIGASFRYLSTHGDSSALVVLYVLTQIFFNFGPNTTTYIVPAELFPTRFRATCHGISAASGKLGSILAQCFLGYVDFGNGATWRNVPDWLGYALLCLSFFMLMGLIATLWIPETRDKEGNNKSLERITEDMQAKDVPSVDEEDNGSIHTQATTSLPGPDWRSD; encoded by the exons ATGTCAGCCTCAGCCCCTTATGATCATGGCGCTGATATATTGTTTGGAGTTCCCCGTATCCAGTCAGGGCACCTTTGCTATGTGCACAATTCAACCTTTGCGAGGACATTATTCTGCGACCCTCAAGTATCTTTCCAAGCTTTCACAACCTTCATTAAGACGATACCT CCAGCACAACGGCGAAACTTTATCATCAGCCAGTTAGAGAGTGCCAGACGCAGGGAATGGCTCTGGGTGGTAGTGGTCGCCGGGGTTGGCTTTTTTGCTGACGCATACTGT ATCTTCTCCGTAAACATGGTCGTCCCTATGATCAGCGAAGTCTATTGGGGTAGCTTGGATGCCAAGCCTGACCGCGTTCACAACTATGAAGTCGGTCTTAGCATTATCACCTTAGCAGGTGCGCTCGTAGGCCAGGTTCTTTTTGGTATCGCCGCGGATATCTGGGGTCGCCGAAAGATGTATGGATTAGAGTTGGTTGTTCTGATCTTCAGCACTCTTGGGATGTCCATGGCCTCCTCCGGTAAGTTTGACTCTATGTCAATTATCGGCGTTCTTCTGTTCTGGCGGTTCTTTATGGGCTTGGGAGTTGGAGCCGACTACCCTCTATCTGCTATTATTTGCTCCGA ACTTGCACCTACTCGCATAAGAGGTCGTATGTTGGCGGCTGTCTTCCTCTGTCAGTCACTCGGAGAGGCTGCGGCGGCTGTCGTTGCTCTCATCGCTGTGGCAGGCTTTCGACATAGTCTGCCTAATGATCCAGAAATTCGAGAGTGCACAGGATCCTGTGTTCAAAATTTAGACAGCATATGGAGGTTAATAGTAGGTCTGGGTGCGGTACCTGCCTTTATTGCCATCTGGTTTCGATTGACGATCATCGAATCACCCCGTTATACAACGGATGTCTTGCAGAACAGCCTTCAAGCTGCCGCAGATGTGTCTCAGTTCTATCAGTCAGCAGAGATTTCCTCGGCTTCGAGTCTAGGCCATGAGTCGCTCCATCCAGTCGGAGAGACGATATCACTGTCTCCCACCCAAACTCGTGAATATGGCTTTATGCCATCCGTCATCTCTCGTCAACCAAGTTCTGTGGAATTGGAGAATGCCTCAAGCCCTCCACTTCACTTCTGGAGAGATTTGAGAAGTTTTCTGAAACAGAAGCGCAACCTCCGAACGCTAGTGGCAACATCCTTATGCTGGTTTTGTCTCGATCTGCCGTTCTACGGATTGGGATTGATGAATGTGGATATTATAAATACCATTTGGTATGGTAACCATATTCCGTCTGCCGGAGTGTATGAGTCGCTTCTCCGGGTCTCTTACCAGAGTATCGTGGTCGTATCATCTGGCGCTATCGTCGGTAGCTGCATAGCGGTGCTAACAATCGACCGAATCGGGCGCCGGAATCTGCAGCTGCTCGGCTTCTGTTTacttttcattctcaacgTGATTATTGGTGCTTCATTCAGATATTTGAGCACACACGGCGACTCATCGGCTTTGGTTGTACTTTATGTTCTGACTCAGATATTTTTCAACTTTG GACCGAACACCACAACATACATT GTCCCTGCCGAGCTCTTCCCAACCCGCTTTCGCGCCACTTGCCATGGCATCTCAGCTGCCTCCGGAAAACTAGGTTCCATTCTTGCACAATGCTTCTTGGGATATGTTGACTTCGGCAATGGTGCAACCTGGCGAAATGTGCCAGATTGGCTAGGATATGCACTTCTATG CCTATCATTCTTCATGCTCATGGGTCTTATTGCTACCTTATGGATCCCTGAGACTAGGGATAAGGAGGGGAACAATAAGTCCCTCGAGCGTATCACCGAGGATATGCAGGCAAAAGATGTACCTTctgtggatgaggaagataATGGCAGCATTCACACCCAGGCTACTACGTCTCTGCCTGGGCCGGATTGGAGATCGGACTGA
- a CDS encoding uncharacterized protein (predicted protein) gives MISKSLTAGIEVSRMTDPQHASQLSSILINAFSHDEIFKIECPDESSINDMKTETESTIEAIVQNTGPGGASVWTAQTESGQIVGYAQWKHAVCLPDQDTEQYECSGSLLSAPELYGNLSAMKRAVLMKSTPFHLPLTTESGTRESSIEIFCMALEPKTVPPHARHSPNGTRGPMNV, from the exons ATGATATCCAAAAGCCTCACCGCTGGAATCGAGGTCTCTCGAATGACGGACCCTCAACATGCGTCTCAACTCTCATCGATCCTTATTAATGCCTTCTCTCATGACGAGATATTCAAGATAGAGTGCCCAGACGAGAGTTCCATCAACGACATgaaaacagaaacagaatcCACtatcgaagccattgtaCAAAATACCGGGCCAGGTGGTGCGTCGGTCTGGACAGCACAAACAGAGAGTGGCCAGATTGTGGGGTATGCCCAGTGGAAGCACGCCGTCTGTCTCCCCGACCAGGATACCGAGCAGTATGAATGCTCTGGATCTTTGCTTTCAGCCCCTGAGCTGTATGGAAACCTTTCAGCAATGAAAAGAGCCGTGCTGATGAAATCTACCCCATTCCATC TGCCTTTGACCACTGAGAGTGGGACCCGAGAGAGCTCTATTGAGATTTTCTGTATGGCACTTGAGCCCAAGACAGTTCCTCCCCACGCGCGCCATTCACCCAATGGTACTCGGGGACCAATGAATGTTTGA
- a CDS encoding uncharacterized protein (thiamine pyrophosphate-requiring enzyme), with product MSSSKSEDYKVGAYIGYRMEELGVSDYFVVPGDTNLTLLDSLLENPRLRMVECCNELNTGYAADGYARASECKTAVAVIPYIVGGLSILNAISGACSERLKVIVISGCPPTSVLTSSKPTHHTPSPTNKDVALHAFQGVTAASVRVNTAESATDVIDNAIIKCIQQSLPVYIELPNDIAGAPCPFPIPFTRKVEEATQLNRNGEALEAVTDLWNSSHRPVLLLGSQARVSLPRDIVQRLSEKLGCPVLCQPDGRWLSESHPQYWCTFWPGLLNPEGEKLVLDSDLWLAIGVSWSDLHTHSIDPKEENHRLIALQHDGVELPEDKVISPVNLRELVSAMIDSNIIRRSESLPSSKPSHPAGIQTEIKTSDDALTVRSLLSGVQAMLQENSKLVVDTGDTWFAASHVELPDGVDIYMQLPYASIGWSVPATLGAQVAHPHGRVVLMVGDGAFQMTAQEISTMVRMKLNPIIFLFNNLGYKTETAVHEGSYNYIANWDYTKLATSFLDKPHAHPPSPYATDKPGDDEMPVFAEKVRTQADLLRAMERVSAESDKLAFLECCIQPDNMTPELRALGEKVSKGVSK from the exons ATGTCAAGTTCCAAGTCAGAGGATTACAAGGTGGGGGCTTATATAGGATATCGAATGGAGGAGCTGGGAGTCAGCGATTACTTCGTTGTACCTG GAGACACCAACCTGACCCTCCTCGACAGTCTCCTGGAAAACCCACGTCTTCGGATGGTAGAATGCTGCAACGAGCTGAACACGGGATACGCTGCAGATGGTTATGCGCGTGCGTCGGAATGTAAAACAGCAGTGGCTGTCATTCCATACATCGTCGGCGGTTTATCTATCCTGAATGCTATATCGGGTGCTTGCTCAGAACGACTTAAGGTCATCGTTATCTCGGGCTGTCCACCTACTAGCGTGTTGACCAGCAGTAAACCGACGCACCATACGCCGTCGCCGACGAATAAGGACGTGGCCCTCCACGCCTTTCAAGGAGTGACGGCTGCGTCAGTACGCGTCAACACTGCTGAATCCGCGACAGATGTGATTGATAATGCCATAATTAAATGTATTCAACAATCACTCCCGGTATACATCGAACTGCCGAACGACATTGCCGGCGCACCATGCCCTTTCCCAATACCTTTCACCCGGAAAGTTGAGGAAGCGACCCAGCTGAACAGAAATGGCGAGGCACTAGAAGCTGTAACAGATCTGTGGAACTCTTCTCACAGACCAGTACTACTTCTCGGAAGTCAGGCACGGGTGTCGCTTCCGCGAGATATTGTCCAACGTCTTTCCGAAAAGCTCGGCTGCCCGGTGTTGTGCCAACCGGACGGACGTTGGCTATCGGAATCCCACCCACAGTATTGGTGCACCTTTTGGCCTGGCTTACTCAACCCCGAAGGAGAGAAGCTTGTCTTGGATTCTGATCTTTGGCTAGCCATCGGAGTCTCCTGGTCGGACTTACATACTCACTCCATCGACCCAAAGGAGGAGAACCACCGTTTGATCGCTCTACAACACGACGGAGTTGAGTTACCAGAGGATAAAGTGATTAGCCCGGTAAACCTCAGAGAGTTGGTCTCAGCGATGATCGACAGCAACATTATTCGCCGAAGCGAATCTCTGCCCAGCTCTAAGCCGAGCCACCCCGCTGGCATCCAGACTGAAATCAAAACTTCCGACGATGCATTGACAGTGCGAAGTTTGCTATCAGGTGTCCAAGCTATGCTGCAAGAGAACTCCAAACTGGTTGTGGATACAGGCGACACGTGGTTTGCTGCGAGCCACGTTGAGCTGCCAGATGGGGTGGATATCTACATGCAACTTCCCTACGCATCGATCGGATGGAGCGTGCCAGCTACTCTTGGCGCTCAAGTAGCTCATCCTCATGGTCGCGTTGTTCTCATGGTAGGTGATGGTGCATTTCAAATGACGGCCCAAGAGATAAGCACGATGGTACGGATGAAGTTGAATCCGATCATTTTCCTGTTCAATAATCTTGGATACAAGACCGAG ACCGCAGTGCACGAAGGCTCATACAATTATATCGCTAATTGGGACTATACCAAGCTAGCCACCTCGTTCCTCGACAAGCCCCATGCACACCCCCCTAGCCCGTATGCAACAGACAAGCCAGGTGATGATGAAATGCCCGTGTTTGCCGAGAAGGTCCGTACACAGGCCGACCTCCTGCGGGCGATGGAGAGAGTTTCTGCAGAGAGTGACAAGCTTGCGTTCCTGGAGTGTTGTATCCAACCAGACAATATGACTCCAGAGCTGCGAGCTTTGGGAGAGAAGGTGTCAAAGGGGGTTTCGAAATAA
- a CDS encoding MFS transporter (vesicular amine transporter) produces MVDQMTRTLLQVRSSKAFLVFAVCFAISTIVPFAPTALHEKAGLPLDDVPRWTSILLTLYGAANTVVSPICGYITDRVQSRQRPFLIGLLKLATATALLCVGKHLSLWIIGRLLQGASAAVVSTVGIAILVDNFDGEAALGQTLGYVAMATIVGTTAGPLLGGVLYEHGGYYAPFGLAFGLLVLDFIFRLMMVDSRVIVEHSNSGHPTTSDEESWTDKSILDKKQTSVESRVPEPLHDNSRSIGSTLILLRSPRMLTALLVYLIISTSMTSFDSVLPIFVHNTFAWAQTAQGLIFICLMVPQVMSPLYGYTIDRWPRLRRYQAALALLGAVPILVCFRYVTQNTLEHKVLLCALLALIGTCFAILEPPIMVEISSIVEQIQSKHPGIFGKGGATAFAYGLSNCAFAAGAMVGPFLGGWVRDTYGWATMGWVLALPLGASSLLVLGFFR; encoded by the exons ATGGTAGACCAGATGACCCGAACCCTTCTCCAAGTGAGGTCATCAAAAGCGTTCCTCGTCTTCGCAGTTTGCTTTGCTATATCGACA ATTGTTCCATTCGCTCCAACAGCGCTACACGAAAAAGCTGGACTTCCTCTAGATGATG TACCGCGTTGGACCTCAATTCTTCTTACACTTTACGGAGCTGCCAACACCGTCGTTTCTC CCATATGCGGATATATCACCGACCGCGTTCAGTCACGCCAGCGGCCATTTCTCATCGGTTTGTTGAAACTCGCCACTGCAACCGCGTTACTATGCGTTGGAAAACACCTATCTCTATGGATCATAGGCAGGCTGCTTCAAGGAGCATCTGCAGCCGTTGTGTCAACAGTAGGAATAGCAATACTGGTTGACAACTTCGATGGTGAGGCGGCACTTGGCCAAACACTTGGATATGTCGCAATGGCCACTATTGTCGGAACGACCGCTGGACCACTATTGGGTGGTGTCCTGTACGAGCATGGAGGCTATTATGCCCCATTTGGCTTGGCCTTTGGACTGCTGGTATTagacttcatcttccgccTCATGATGGTCGACTCCCGGGTGATAGTTGAGCACTCCAATTCAGGGCATCCAACTACttcagacgaagaaagctGGACTGATAAAAGTATCCTCGACAAAAAACAAACGAGCGTGGAATCAAGGGTTCCGGAACCTCTGCACGACAACTCTCGCTCCATTGGCTCGACTCTCATTTTGCTACGATCTCCGCGAATGCTTACGGCACTCTTGGTGTATCTGATCATTTCTActtccatgacatcattCGATAGCGTGCTTCCCATTTTTGTGCATAATACGTTCGCATGGGCCCAGACAGCTCAGGGGCTTATCTTCATCTGTCTGATGGTCCCTCAAGTCATGAGTCCTTTGTACGGTTATACCATCGATAGATGGCCTAGGCTCCGCCGGTATCAGGCCGCGTTGGCTCTCCTTGGGGCGGTTCCTATACTGGTTTGCTTTCGATATGTGACACAGAATACACTGGAGCATAAGGTTCTTCTCTGCGCATTGCTCGCACTAATAGGGACGTGCTTTGCAATCCTGGAGCCACCAATCATGGTGGAGATATCCTCCATCGTAGAACAAATCCAGTCTAAACACCCCGGGATTTTCGGGAAAGGAGGAGCCACAGCGTTCGCTTACGGATTATCTAACTGTGCTTTTGCAGCGGGTGCTATGGTCGGGCCCTTTCTTGGTGGATGGGTTCGGGATACGTACGGATGGGCCACTATGGGATGGGTTCTTGCGTTGCCTCTAGGGGCATCTAGCCTCCTCGTGCTTGGTTTCTTTCGTTGA
- a CDS encoding SRR1 family protein (predicted protein): MSDVQESDCEDIHCPPGRDYNTFMQETAGIRQLYEAGVPFFTKEQLQDLSRQLKQAETSDKPEILIKGLEGTEETFEVKTGVTRAGSEPGTEWVLKAPAIEYRTFGFLTSYRAYQMDGFSDLSLRVLHYMELRDEVTKELLPRFRYVVDSVDIITNSFTSCIQAWEASESYAQLQKTVESRENFPLITKIVALALGSMQPRSLDNWDHRSEYQHALALTLRDIVGKRQGETSGNVQCYVQDPAYTEVDKSILKTYDITILEDPDAFVEIDGSTIVLTFAPDVPVRQIVADIARPAMMIWNTCEEERWVHNGREQFILETRNSSQCMHT; encoded by the exons ATGAGTGACGTGCAAGAGTCTGACTGTGAAGATATTCACTGTCCACCAGGACGAGACTATAACACGTTCATGCAGGAGACAGCTGGGATCCGGCAGCTTTACGAAGCCGGAGTTCCGTTTTTCACAAAGGAACAACTCCAGGATCTTAGTAGGCAGCTTAAGCAAGCAGAGACCTCTGATAAGCCAGAGATACTCATCAAAGGACTGGAGGGCACGGAAGAAACCTTTGAAGTCAAGACTGGCGTCACCAGGGCTGGGTCTGAACCCGGCACAGAATGGGTTCT CAAAGCACCAGCTATCGAATACCGCACCTTTGGTTTCCTCACCTCGTACAGGGCATACCAGATGGACGGCTTTAGTGACCTTAGCCTGAGGGTCCTCCACTACATGGAGTTGCGCGATGAAGTTACCAAAGAGCTACTACCCCGGTTTCGCTACGTTGTGGATTCGGTCGATATAATCACGAATTCTTTTACATCCTGCATCCAGGCCTGGGAAGCGAGCGAATCCTACGCCCAACTACAAAAGACCGTCGAATCGCGTGAGAACTTTCCTCTAATCACGAAAATAGTTGCCCTTGCTTTGGGCTCTATGCAGCCTCGTTCCCTTGACAACTGGGATCACAGGTCTGAGTATCAGCatgccttggccttgacatTGCGTGACATCGTGGGTAAACGTCAGGGTGAGACCTCTGGGAATGTACAATGCTACGTACAGGACCCTGCCTACACCGAGGTTGACAAGTCGATTCTCAAGACATATGATATTACCATCCTAGAAGATCCAGATGCTTTCGTGGAGATCGATGGTTCTACAATTGTCTTGACCTTCGCACCGGATGTGCCTGTCAGACAAATCGTTGCCGACATCGCTCGACCTGCTATGATGATTTGGAATACAtgtgaggaagagagatGGGTGCATAATGGTCGTGAACAGTTCAT CCTGGAAACTCGGAACTCAAGTCAATGTATGCACACCTAG